AGCTCTGTAGTACtggctctctctatttctctatggaGGTCTCAGTGCTTTCTCTATGGGGAGCTCTGTAGTACtggctctctctatttctctatggaGGTCTCAGTGCTTTCTCTATGGGGAGCTCTGTAGTACtggctctctctatttctctatggaGGTCTCAGTGCTTTCTCTATGGGGAGCTCTGCAGTACtggctctctctatttctctatggaGGTCTCAGTGCTTTCACTATGGGGAGCTCTGTAGTACtggctctctctatttctctatggaGGTCTCAGTGCTTTCTCTATGGGGAGCTCTGTAGTACtggctctctctatttctctatggaGGTCTCAGTGCTTTCTCTATGGGGAGCTCTGCAGTACtggttctctctatttctctatggaGGTCTCAGTGCTTTCTCTATGGGGAGCTCTGCAGTACTGGTTCTATTTCTCTATGGAGGTCTCAGTGCTTTCTATGGGGAGGAGGTCTCAGTGCTTTCTCTATGGGGAGCTCTGCAGTACtggttctctctatttctctatggaGGTCTCAGTGCTTTCTCTATGGGGAGCTCTGCAGTACtggctctctctatttctctatggaGGTCTCAGTGCTTTCTCTATGGGGAGCTCTGCAGTACtggctctctctatttctctatggaGGTCTCAGTGCTTTCACTATGGGGAGCTCTGtagtactgtctctctctatttctctatggaGGTCTCAGTGCTTTCACTATGGGGAGCTCTGTAGTACtggctctctctatttctctatggaGGTCTCAGTGCTTTCACTATGGGAAGCTCTGTAGTACtggctctctctatttctctatggaGGTCTCAGTGCTTTCACTATGGGGAGCTCTGTAGTACtggctctctctatttctctatggaGGTCTCAGTGCTTTCACTATGGGGAGCTCTGTAGTACtggctctctctatttctctatggaGGTCTCAGTGTTTTCACTATGGGGAGCTCTGCAGTACtggctctctctatttctctatggaGGTCTCAGTGTTTTCACTATGGGGAGCTCTGTAGTACtggctctctctatttctctatggaGGTCTCAGTGCTTTCACTATGGGGAGCTCTGTAGTACtggctctctctatttctctatggaGGTCTCAGTGCTTTCTCTATGGGGAGCTCTGTAGTACtggctctctctatttctctatggaGGTCTCAGTGCTTTCACTATGGGGAGCTCTGTAGTACtggctctctctatttctctatggaGGTCTCAGTGCTTTCACTATGGGGAGCTCTGTAGTACtggctctctctatttctctatggaGGTCTCAGTGCTTTCACTATGGGGAGCTCTGTAGTACtggctctctctatttctctatggaGGTCTCAGTGCTTTCACTATGGGGAGCTCTGTAGTACtggctctctctatttctctatggaGGTCTCAGTGCTTTCTCTATCTGGGCACTGACAGTGTGGGGCCAAGCCTGAAGTTCAAAGGTGTGATTGGGGTGTCAgcactgtgtgtggattaactACAAAAGTGAATGGAAAGTGTTTTGGTTTTACAGCTATGGCACAATGTAATTAAAATGGAGATcacagtgcatgtgtgtgcgtgtgtgtgttctttaTGTCTGGTGCTTTTCAAGAACATTAAATACATTCATATATTCAGCAAACCCTGCCCTCACGTCTGTGACTTCACTTTGTCtgcaaacagtctctctctccccaaaccAAACCCTGCCCTCACGTCTGTGACTTCACTTTGTCtgcaaacagtctctctctccccaaaccAAACCCTGCCCTCACGTCTGTGACTTCACTTTGTCtgcaaacagtctctctctccccaaaccAAACCCTGCCCTCACGTCTGTGACTTCACTTTGTCtgcaaacagtctctctctccccaaaccAAACCCTGCCCTCACGTCTGTGACTTCACTTTGTCtgcaaacagtctctctctccccaaaccAAACCCTGCCCTCACGTCTGTGACTTCACTTTGTCtgcaaacagtctctctctccccaaaccAAACCCTGCCCTCACGTCTGTGACTTCACTTTGTCtgcaaacagtctctctctccccaaaccAAACCCTGCCCTCACGTCTGTGACTTCACTTTGTCtgcaaacagtctctctctccccaaaccAAACCCTGCCCTCACGTCTGTGACTTCACTTTGTCtgcaaacagtctctctctccccaaaccAAACCCTGCCCTCACGTCTGTGACTTCACTTTGTCtgcaaacagtctctctctccccaaaccAAACCCTGCCCTCACGTCTGTGACTTCACTTTGTCtgcaaacagtctctctctccccaaaccAAACCCTGCTCTCACGTCTGTGACTTCACTTTGTCtgcaaacagtctctctctctccacaaaccAAACCCTGCTCTCACGTCTGTGACTTCACTTTGTCTGcaaacaatctctctctccacaaaCCAAACACTGCTCTCACGTCTGTGACTTCACTTTGTCtgcaaacagtctctctctccacaaacCAAACTCTTTTATAGAAATAAAATACGCACCTACACGCCCACCTtcctgatgacacattccatctTCCTATAACAAATATTAAAACCCATGATGTGAGAACGAGCGTCATCTATCCCCTCTCAGCACTGTGACTGCTAATGCATGATTAAACATGCACAACAGCACACAGCCAAATGAATGTGTGTCAACGGTGGCCGCACTCGGTCGTCGGTGTGTCTtccatctatctacagtatcGTTGCTTTTTCACCTGGATCACTCTtgcacacgcaacacacacacgcacacacgcacgcacgcacacacacacacacacacacacactggtataaagtacttaagtataAATACTTTCAATtattacttaagtcgttttttggggtatctgtactttactatttatattttgtacAACCTTTACTtctacttcactacattcttaaataaaataatgtagttttcactccatacattttccctgcttggcaggacaggaaaattgtccaattcgcacactcatccctggtcatccctactgcctctgatctggcggactcactaaacaaccATGCATTGTTTGATGtcttgagtgttggagtgtggccctggcttttgaaatggtttatacttttacatttacttttgatacctaagtctttttttaaaccaaatacttttagacttttactcatgtactcattttctattaaggtatctttccttttactgaagtagtgctttttccaccactacacacagacacacagagacacacacacacacacacacacacacacacacacacacacacacacacacacacacacacacacacacacacacacacacacacacacacacacacacacacacacacacacacacacacacacacacacacacacacacacacacacacacacacacacacacacacacacacacacacaaacaatagcTGCCATTCATCACCTGACTCAATACAATGGGATCTTTAAAGGGACCATCTCTCTGCCATCTCATTTCAGCCCAAAACAGTCCACATGGTCGGGATGGACAGTTGGTTAAGTGACAGGGGCTTGTGCCGAGGGGTGCAATGCTACAGCATGTTCATCCAAGCGCTCTCACCTTCACTGTCATCCCAAAACGTCTGAATCCAAGGATCATAATATCACAAAGAACGATCCAACTCAAATGAGATGTTCAGATATATTACTATTTTTATTATGGTGTCTTTTCAGTAATGCAATTAATTTTCAGTAATGCAATTTTTTTGAAAGAACAAGGGCACTCATGTCccatgtcagtgtgtatgtgaaTAACACATGCTCAGTGTACATGCTGCTCTTCTTCTGCACATTCTCCTCAATGATTCCAgagtctccacctctccatcccgcCCGGTTTTTCCCCTTGCGCCCCTATTTTACCTGCCCTTCCTCTCCTTACTGTTCTCATCTTGCTTCACCATGATATCCATGTCATTGGCTGGAAGTTGTTAAAGGGATTCTCTATGTCTGAATCTACGTTTGtcagatgtttaaaaaaaaagatattATTAAGATGGATTTAAACACCATTTTTGAAGTGTGAAAACATCTGACAAGCTTTTGTTTCGTGATGAACCATCCCTTTAATGATGCCAATTCTAGCTCTCTGCTTGTATTAACCGTGTCATTACTTTTGATCAGATGCGATATCTGATATGCTTATCTCATGCACATTGAATGATCCTCTCCATTGCTCTTTTCACAGGTACCCATCAGCAAAACTACAACCATGTGGTTCTAGGTAGCCCGACACGCACCCAGAATGGTAAGGACAGCGAACAGCACTAGCATCCAGATACAGGGTTATGTTCCAATACCCACTCTAGCATAGGCTACTACTTAGAATTCATGCCCAGTACATTACTTAGTGTGGATGCTGAATCAGAGCCACACAGTTATTTGTAGAAAGACAAATGTCACTAAATCACTTTTTTTCCCCCAAACCAGGCCATTCTCTCAGGCCATTCTCTCAGGCCATTCTCTCAGGCCATTCTCTCAGGCCATTCTCTCAGGCCATTCTCTCAGGCCATTCTCTCAGGCCATTCTCTCAGGCCATTCTCTCAGGCCATTCTCTCAGGCCATTCTCTCAGGCCATTCTCTCAGGCCATTCTCTCAGGCCATTCTCTCAGGCCATTCTCTCAGGCCATTCTCTCAGGCCATTCTCTCAAAGTAATGTAGCCCAGATTTGGGGAATTAACTTTGAAACACTCTTTTGACACAAATATATGCTACCACTGATGCCAACCTACTCTTCAATTTCTCTTATTGAAAATGAACATTCTcttattgaaaatatatatttttttattaacgaTAGAATCACAGAAGTGTCACATTTCATCATCATGACCAGGTATTCTTTTGAACGGAGCgaataaaaaacaaataaatgtCCATCACCTTACTAAAAGGAAATGCGATTGGCTGGGCATCAAGTGAACCTCCTTTTAAGGTCACAGTGTCCCGGCTATAGCGTACGACCATCGTACACGTTCCTCCTCTGTCATTAGAAGATGGAGTGCTATTACTGTAACCCCTGCTCTCTGTGAGGAAATCACCCCCAGCTTCATTACATTTACAGATCTTCTTCTGCCAATGTTCTCTATTCATTCACAAGAGCTGGGTTTAGGGGGGATAGAGGCTTATGAATAGATAGGAGGAAGAGTGCTGGTTGCATAAGGACAAAGGGTGAGGCGAGGATAAAGAAGAATGAAAAGGAGAGAAAATAAcatttctttgtgtttgtttaACATCGGATTGGCCTCTCTGGCTGACGTTCAGTGTCTGCTCAACCCTGTGTAGAAGCTTTCCCCTCCGATGCTTCCGCTGCGTCTTAAGGAGAATCTGTAGTCGTAACGCATCTGCTCCTGTGTGTCAACTCAATGTGTGTTCCATTACACACTGCTAAACCAGACGAGTGTTCCACGAATGAAATACCCCCTGAATTCTATGGGAAACATGAGAAATCCATTCTGACAACACATCGAACGAACACGCTTTGATCACAAGCCGCATAAACAGGGCTTGGTATGCCAGTGTTCTGTGTTGCTCCGATAAGGCTGGTCTATGCAGCTAGTGCAACCTCTTCTATCCTCTGTGTGTGAAGCAACTGCTGACCTTCCGTCAATTAAAGAGGGTATACAAAATTGCTCTTTGTACATATGAGGTGCATTATTACTATATCTAAAGGCACATTAGATTTTGGTCTGTTCCGAATACATAAAAATTATATACATCGTTGGTTTATTCCAGAGGTAATTGCTGGACTGATGGCATTGAATGAGGTGTGTGTTGGTTGGGTTGGTCTGAATGCTGTTTCACACCATCAACATGTTTCTGAACTGTTTGTTTTCCACTTGGGTGGGGTAGCTCACCGATCATTGAGGCGGggtaagtcacacacacacgcacacacacataaacccacatgaattaactaacacacacacccttccattCACCGCCACATCCTTCCACACACTCACCAACCCTTAGCCTTTGTACCTTCCCCTGTCCACATAGTCCGTGGTGTGGCTGTACTGTGCGTGGTGATTTAGCAGTGACGTGTGTTTCTGGTTATGGAGGTAGCTAACAGCATGCCACAGTGTGAGTCTATTTTCCCTGTGTGGAGAGTGTATTGCAGACACTTCTTTCACAGCTGGGGCTCTCTCCTCCCAAATCTCATCCCCCACAGTTCTCTCCGGACCCCTGCTGTCATCTGTCCTTTTCaaacttctctttctttctcttcaactctcccccctcttcaactctctcctgcagcagtcacCCATCCCTCTATTTTTATCTGGCCGCTGGAGCCAGGACTTGAGCCGCACcctgctgcccactgctctgCGTGACAGACTCACAgccagaaggggagagagagatggggagagggatgcagagagggagggaaaagagagtagtcagagggagagagagagggagctagtaggagagagaggagcaagatAGAGCGAGGGGAGTTTGAGATGAAaagggcaaagagagagagaaagagagggagagaggggccagagtCCCAGtatgcccctctctcgctctggcaTCACATCGCATCAGGCTGATGAGCGGGTTGCTGCCCTATCCTAAccctctccccaccccaccccaccccaccccaccccaccccactccccatccctctccccaccccaccccactcccCATCCTCCTCAGATCACAGCACACAAACTGTCACAATCAGGGTCACTCTGAAGCAGACATCCGTTGTTTGATGTGGTGTTGTTATTGGTCCGTTGTCATCTCCTCCGTGCCAAACAATCCCACAGTGCCTAGTGTCCGCCTCCTTCAACCCACGTCCCCTAACCCCCCTCTCCTTTCAGCCCACCCCCCACCTCCCAGACTCCACCAAACGCTCTATGAACAAGTTCCTGTCAGATGAACACCTCCcttcactcccctccctcccttccttagCAGCTGTGCTCTACCAGCGTTGCCTTTGTTCTGACTCCGGGTATGTTTTAGGAAGCCTGCCCATTTCCCATCTTGTTTGTTTTGCTGTGTCTCCCCAGAGAACACTAGGATGAGTGGCATCCTGACCTCGCAGACGGAGCCATACGACCTGTCCTCCTCGCGCTCCTTCCAGAGCCTGTCCCACCTGCCGCCCACCTACGAGGCCGCCGTCAAGGCCGACCTCAACAGATACTCCTCCCTCAAGAGACTGAGTAGGTCCTCGCCACAGCATAGTCCAGCGTCAGCAGAAACGCTGAAAGAGCTCCCACTGCCTCGCTGAATGACCTGCATGTTAAAAACTCTAATGCATAAGTTAATGCCTACTCTGGCATGTTAAAAACTCTAATGCATAACTTAATGCCTACTCTGGCATGTTAAAAACTCTAACGCATATGTTAATGCCTACTCTGGCATGTTAAAAACTCTAATGCATAAGTTAATGCCTACTCTGGCATGTTAAAAACTCTAATGCATAAGTTAATGCCTACTCTGGCATGTTAAAAACTCTAATGCACAAGTTAATGCCTACTCTGGCATGTTAAAAACTCTAATGCATAAGTTAATGCCTACTCTGGCATGTTAAAAACTCTAATGCATAAGTTAATGCCTACTCTGGCATGTTAAAAACTCTAATGTATAAGTTAATGCCTACTCTGGCATGTTAAAAACTCTAATGCATAAGTTAATGCATACTCTGGCATGTTAAAAACTCTAATGCATAAGTTAATGCCTACTCTGGCATGTTAAAAACTCTAATGCATAAGTTAATGCCTACTCTGGCATGTTAAAAACTCTAATGCATAAGTTAATGCCTACTCTGGCATGTTAAAAACTCTAATGCATATGTTAATGCCTACTCTGGCATGTTAAAAACTCTAATGCATAAGTTAATGCCTACTCTGGCATGTTAAAAACTCTAATGCATAAGTTAATGCCTACTCTGGCATGTTAAAAACTCTAATGCATAAGATAATGCCTACTCTGGCATGTTAAAAACTCTAATGCATAAGTTAATGCCTACTCTGGCATGTTAAAAACTCTAATGCATAAGTTAATGCCTACTCTGGCATGTTAAAAACTCTAATGCATAAGTTAATGCCTACTCTGCCATGTTAAAAAGTCTACACTCGACTCGTTACGTTTATGAAGGATTATACCACACGCCCCTTAAAATGTAGTGATGGGATACGTCAAAATGAAAGGCTACATTCTCATTTTCTGAAAGGGTCCTAATATTCAGTGTATCAGCATTCACAACCTTTCCAGAAAGTGCTGACTCTTGAAGGCATAAACAGAGTGCCTGGATGAGAGGGGACAGACAATTACAAATACACACATCAAACATGCCCCTCCATAACTTCATCAAAACCACACCTCAGTGGTATTCCATtccaatacaccacacagtcactctctctctttaaagATGTCTCTTTAGAAAAGCAGCAGCCACCATTTCTCAGTGTGAGCATTTAACCACATTAAGCTCGGTGCTGTGCTCTAGTTGCAGCTCTGTATTGATTCAGTGTACTACGCTGGGGTTCATCTCGTCATATTGAGCAGAACACAAATATTCCTTAAGGCTTGTGTAATTGCATCATGGCTGTCCTACTTACATTTGAGTAATTAAGCAGATGCCCTTGTCTGGAGGGACCTACAGTAGGGAGTGCATACATTTGAACACCAGTCCCccatgggaattgaacccacaaccttaacattgcaagcaccatgctctaccaactgagccacatgggactAAAGGGAGAGATCTGAATCTATTGTAGTCTACAATTCAAAGTCGGTGTGTCTAAAGTCGgtgctgttacacacacacacacgcacgcacgcacgcacacacacacacacacacacgcacacacacgcacacacacgcgcacacacgcgcacacacacacacgcacgcgtgcacacgcacacacactcacactgaatCAAATACGAGATCTATTCAACCAAAAAAAGCACCTATTGAGTTTACAGGGTCTAATGGGGAGACTTGAAATCCATAAAATGTATTCCAAAGTGAAGGATCTGATCCCATCAGTGCTTGCTATCTCTAGAGTGGGTCAAAATCGTTATACATGTGCCTGTCTCAGGTGTCTCTTGTGCTTGTTATTGTCTAATAGATATTGGACTGCATATTGATTGGAAGATGCTATGTCATTGCATGGGAAATGTCAGTGCTTGGGAAATTGTCTTAATAAGTAATGTTACAAAATGCATGGTGAATGTTGTTGCCATGTTAAAAACCTAACACTGTCCTCAGGCAGTGCCAGCCCAGCCTGACTGTCTTTATCTGCTTCCAACGCAAATCATTTGCAGCAGCAAATAGCCAAAAGGCATCTTTCTACTGATAGATCATGTAGGATAGAGCCAGAGGCGAGATAGAGACGCATTTCCTTTATTGGAATAATGAAATGGCAAATCTCAGCATCTACTAATACATGTAAATTGATGTATAAATTGAAAGTAAAGCGTACAGTGTGTCTCTGCACACACGTTCAGTCCTTTTCCAGATGATTTCTTTTCAGCCTGAACTGGCCTTGCCTTCTTCCCCATAGGGAATTCAAATGCATAGTACATGTTTCTCGAATCTATTAATCTATTAGAATTAATGATGGCATCTTACTTTTATTTGCTCTTTTATTCATTAAGAAGATGTATATTTCACTGATTTAGGCTAATTTATTTAATAACACACATAATTTTCATGCCAATTAAAAgcctatacagtatatatggtcttATATATATCAACTAGCCAGTATAGAACGGATATATGATAgaatgggaaggttgaacaccataTATGCGGCGTTCTATGAGTTTTTTGTTATTCATCTGGTAATTCGCTTTAGCCAATCCCCTTTTAGCGCCCTGTCATAATTGACGTTTGTGTGAAAGGACTGATCAGCCTGAGGTGTATTAAAAGCCTTGTGTCCATCATTTATACAGCTGGATCTATTCTACAATGGTGTATTATTGTTCTCTGGTTTCTGGAGAGGTGTTTTATTTTTCAATTTATGAATAATGAATATTATTAACGGATTCATGTTATGAAAGTTAATCTCCATCTGACTTTAGCAGCAAAACGTTCAAAGCCAAAGTGAAAAGGAACCAACTCAGAGGAAGACAGCTGTCTTTTTGGGTGTGAACTTCAAAGGTTTCCATTTTTtagatatatataaatatatatcatcTCTGCCGCAGCTTTACTTAGTcatgggcggcaggtagtctagtggttagaacgttgggatAGGAACCGTAAAGTCTCTGTTTTCGGATACTGGAGCCGACAAGGTCAAGAATCTGTCGATGTGTTTTTGAGCAAGTTATTTCACCCTAATTTGCACCAGGGGTgacatactactatggctgaccctgtaaaacaacacatttcactgcacctatccggtaTATGTGACCATGAAACATATATTCTTTACATCTTAGTTTGACAGGATGTTTGTATGTGAgcatgtgtgtactgtacatctgtgtgtgtgtgtgtgtgtgtgtgtgtgtgtgtgtgtgtgtgtgtgtgtgtgtgtgtgtgtgtgtgtgtgtgtgtgtgtgtgtgtgtgtgtgtgtgtgtgtgtgtgtgtgtgtgtgtgtgtgtgtgtgtgtgtgtgtgtgtgtgtgtgtgtgtgtgtgtgtgtgtgtgtgtgtgtgtgtgtgtgtgtgtgtgtgtgtgtgtgtgtgtgtgtgtgtgtgtgtgtgtgtgtgtgtgtgtgtgtgtgtgtgtgtgtgtgtgtgtgtgtgtgtgtgtggcgcacgtgattgtgtgtgtctgaataTGTCAAATCCGTACGTATGACTAATGGTTGATGCATGGTCCCCAGTGAGTCTCCTTTATAACACATACAAGGTGTGAGGGTGTGATATCACACATCCTGCCAAGACAATCTGGAGACATGCACATATCTCTAGACCTGTTCTTGGACACAACCCACATCCATGTTCGATTTGTTAATACATGAACGTGCAGATTAATTTTCATCCATGTTACGTGATCCTGCGTCTTTTCAAATAGCCTTTGTGTATGACGTCTTTGTGTGGTGTATGACACTGTTTGTTAACAGACTTGTACGCAACCTTTGGAACGTCCACAGCCAGAAACGCCGGTAAAATCACAGATGGGGCCAGGATTGTCGTATTCTCGGAGCACCTTTCAGACCCACTATTCAATCTCCTTTacttcccttttctctctttccctcctactctctctccctctctaccttctccctccctctttctctctcctaatccacctcttctgtctccctctgtctctccacagcGGATAAAGACGTCGACGACTACTACACCCGCAAGCGTCACCTCCCTGACCTGGCAGCCAGAAGCACCCTGCCCTTACACGTCATCAAAATGAACCAGGAACAAGTACTGCATCTACATATTTGTATAAATCTGCATTTTGTTAGGCAGTGGTGCCTGTTCAGAGCATGCATTTACAAAAGTCCCAAGCCATTGAATATATCAAGAGTTGACTGTATCTTCATCCATTCctccaacagcagcagcagcagcagctccagAGCCAGCCCCCCCAGCCCCAGGTGACCCAGGCCCCACCCCAGCAGCCCCAGGCCCAGCAGGCCCCCAGGAGACAGAGGCCTCCCCGAGTCCAAAGGGCCATGTCTCAGGACCGGGTTCTGTCCCCACACCGAGGCCCCCAGGAAGACTATAGCATCTCCTATGGGATGGGGATGACCGAGCATGGAGGACGAATCCTGTCTGATGAGCAGCTACTGTCTGCTGAGAGGCTGAGGTCTCAGGAACGCCTGCTTCCTCAGGACCGCTTGATGTCCCAGGAACGGCTGTACTCCAAGGACCGCATGTACTCCAAAGACAGGCTGTTACAATCGCAAGACCACATGTACCCTAAAGACCGCCACTTCTCCCAAGACCGCCTCTACTCGCAAGACCGCTTGTACTCCCAAGACCGCCTGCTATCTCAGGATCCTCTGATCTCGCCGGACAAAATGATGATGTCGCTAAAGCGTGGTGTAGTTGGCAGCGTGTCCGGCGGTTTCCGGGGAAACAACGACAAGTCGATGTCGCACGCCATCTCGCACCCGGACGTGTTCATGCCCACGACGCCACTCATGGACCGCTACAAGATGACCAAAATGCACTCCCATCCCAGTGCCTCGAACAACGCAGGAGCGGCAGGCGGagcaggaccaggaccaggacaaggggcacactccaacactctagCCATGAACCACACAACTAATAAGAGGCAGCAGTTTGCCTCTAGAAGGACCCACACTGTGGAGCAGCTCCACTACAtcccccaacaccaccaccaacagcaacagcaacagcaacagcaacagcaacagcaacagcaacagcagcagcagcagcactatcGCACAGGCAGCAAGACCGAAGTGACTGTTTAACGCTGGCTAGCACGCTAACGGCTAGCTTGAGAGTGACGCAATGGGTATTGCTAACTCGCTAACAGCTAATCGTTAGTATGGGAAGGATTATGTTTGTGTGGGGAAAGGGATGGGAAGAGACTAACTGTTTGTAAGGTGG
This genomic window from Oncorhynchus gorbuscha isolate QuinsamMale2020 ecotype Even-year linkage group LG07, OgorEven_v1.0, whole genome shotgun sequence contains:
- the LOC124040115 gene encoding protein shisa-6-like isoform X4, giving the protein MGIRHLLLLLIYLDPLSVFCAATGGKKVKTETKRTPKAKEANITAAVPTAAPQKNTTKDYDMCTGYYDVSGQFDREFACNNTVHRYCCGSCFLRFCCQEKEKRVDQSSCKNYNTPDWVKTPPPSPASTGQPFDPSMDQTNTAVYITCGIIAFILVVGVSAKVAYDKATEPPQEMNIHRALADILRQQGPIPISQYDCENFAAMNGSPKDNTPQQTSSKNHYTPVHQSKSNHGFQYGKESIRSSGGHDLHTFISSGFVTLGRGQPKGTHQQNYNHVVLGSPTRTQNENTRMSGILTSQTEPYDLSSSRSFQSLSHLPPTYEAAVKADLNRYSSLKRLTDKDVDDYYTRKRHLPDLAARSTLPLHVIKMNQEQQQQQQLQSQPPQPQVTQAPPQQPQAQQAPRRQRPPRVQRAMSQDRVLSPHRGPQEDYSISYGMGMTEHGGRILSDEQLLSAERLRSQERLLPQDRLMSQERLYSKDRMYSKDRLLQSQDHMYPKDRHFSQDRLYSQDRLYSQDRLLSQDPLISPDKMMMSLKRGVVGSVSGGFRGNNDKSMSHAISHPDVFMPTTPLMDRYKMTKMHSHPSASNNAGAAGGAGPGPGQGAHSNTLAMNHTTNKRQQFASRRTHTVEQLHYIPQHHHQQQQQQQQQQQQQQQQQQQQHYRTGSKTEVTV
- the LOC124040115 gene encoding protein shisa-6-like isoform X1, giving the protein MGIRHLLLLLIYLDPLSVFCAATGGKKVKTETKRTPKAKEANITAAVPTAAPQKNTTKDYDMCTGYYDVSGQFDREFACNNTVHRYCCGSCFLRFCCQEKEKRVDQSSCKNYNTPDWVKTPPPSPASTGQPFDPSMDQTNTAVYITCGIIAFILVVGVSAKVAYDKATEPPQEMNIHRALADILRQQGPIPISQYDCENFAAMNGSPKDNTPQQTSSKNHYTPVHQSKSNHGFQYGKESIRSSGGHDLHTFISSGFVTLGRGQPKGEKHWPVRSQSHHGTHQQNYNHVVLGSPTRTQNAHRSLRRENTRMSGILTSQTEPYDLSSSRSFQSLSHLPPTYEAAVKADLNRYSSLKRLTDKDVDDYYTRKRHLPDLAARSTLPLHVIKMNQEQQQQQQLQSQPPQPQVTQAPPQQPQAQQAPRRQRPPRVQRAMSQDRVLSPHRGPQEDYSISYGMGMTEHGGRILSDEQLLSAERLRSQERLLPQDRLMSQERLYSKDRMYSKDRLLQSQDHMYPKDRHFSQDRLYSQDRLYSQDRLLSQDPLISPDKMMMSLKRGVVGSVSGGFRGNNDKSMSHAISHPDVFMPTTPLMDRYKMTKMHSHPSASNNAGAAGGAGPGPGQGAHSNTLAMNHTTNKRQQFASRRTHTVEQLHYIPQHHHQQQQQQQQQQQQQQQQQQQQHYRTGSKTEVTV
- the LOC124040115 gene encoding protein shisa-6-like isoform X3, coding for MGIRHLLLLLIYLDPLSVFCAATGGKKVKTETKRTPKAKEANITAAVPTAAPQKNTTKDYDMCTGYYDVSGQFDREFACNNTVHRYCCGSCFLRFCCQEKEKRVDQSSCKNYNTPDWVKTPPPSPASTGQPFDPSMDQTNTAVYITCGIIAFILVVGVSAKVAYDKATEPPQEMNIHRALADILRQQGPIPISQYDCENFAAMNGSPKDNTPQQTSSKNHYTPVHQSKSNHGFQYGKESIRSSGGHDLHTFISSGFVTLGRGQPKGTHQQNYNHVVLGSPTRTQNAHRSLRRENTRMSGILTSQTEPYDLSSSRSFQSLSHLPPTYEAAVKADLNRYSSLKRLTDKDVDDYYTRKRHLPDLAARSTLPLHVIKMNQEQQQQQQLQSQPPQPQVTQAPPQQPQAQQAPRRQRPPRVQRAMSQDRVLSPHRGPQEDYSISYGMGMTEHGGRILSDEQLLSAERLRSQERLLPQDRLMSQERLYSKDRMYSKDRLLQSQDHMYPKDRHFSQDRLYSQDRLYSQDRLLSQDPLISPDKMMMSLKRGVVGSVSGGFRGNNDKSMSHAISHPDVFMPTTPLMDRYKMTKMHSHPSASNNAGAAGGAGPGPGQGAHSNTLAMNHTTNKRQQFASRRTHTVEQLHYIPQHHHQQQQQQQQQQQQQQQQQQQQHYRTGSKTEVTV
- the LOC124040115 gene encoding protein shisa-6-like isoform X2, whose translation is MGIRHLLLLLIYLDPLSVFCAATGGKKVKTETKRTPKAKEANITAAVPTAAPQKNTTKDYDMCTGYYDVSGQFDREFACNNTVHRYCCGSCFLRFCCQEKEKRVDQSSCKNYNTPDWVKTPPPSPASTGQPFDPSMDQTNTAVYITCGIIAFILVVGVSAKVAYDKATEPPQEMNIHRALADILRQQGPIPISQYDCENFAAMNGSPKDNTPQQTSSKNHYTPVHQSKSNHGFQYGKESIRSSGGHDLHTFISSGFVTLGRGQPKGEKHWPVRSQSHHGTHQQNYNHVVLGSPTRTQNENTRMSGILTSQTEPYDLSSSRSFQSLSHLPPTYEAAVKADLNRYSSLKRLTDKDVDDYYTRKRHLPDLAARSTLPLHVIKMNQEQQQQQQLQSQPPQPQVTQAPPQQPQAQQAPRRQRPPRVQRAMSQDRVLSPHRGPQEDYSISYGMGMTEHGGRILSDEQLLSAERLRSQERLLPQDRLMSQERLYSKDRMYSKDRLLQSQDHMYPKDRHFSQDRLYSQDRLYSQDRLLSQDPLISPDKMMMSLKRGVVGSVSGGFRGNNDKSMSHAISHPDVFMPTTPLMDRYKMTKMHSHPSASNNAGAAGGAGPGPGQGAHSNTLAMNHTTNKRQQFASRRTHTVEQLHYIPQHHHQQQQQQQQQQQQQQQQQQQQHYRTGSKTEVTV